A part of Bacillus thuringiensis genomic DNA contains:
- a CDS encoding amino acid permease, whose translation MQHTNKSGTLNRGLKERHITLMSLGSAIGVGLFLGSASAIKLAGPSILLGYMIAGLVIFFIMRALGEMAIEQPVAGSFSKYAYDYIGPLAGYITGWNYWFLWVVTCMAEITAAGIYMQYWFPDIPRWTWALLALLLMSAFNFLSVKVFGELEFWFALIKIVTIICMIIVGAGIILFGFGNGGIATGISNLWSHGGWFPNGFSGLLLSMQMVLFAYLGVELIGVTAGEAQNPKKTLAKAIDNVFWRILIFYVGALFVMMAIYPWNELGEKGSPFVLTFQQIGIAKAAGIINFVVLTAALSSCNGGLFSTGRMLFTLAQQKKAPERFGRLNKNGIPSQGIVATAIVLLIGVILNYLVPAKVFTWLTSISTFGAIWTWGIILIAQIKFRKGLQTDKQDKLTYKMPLHPLSSYFSLAFLALVLGIMAYSEDTRIALIVGPIWLIGLAIVYYMKGFHKIDETPNSKIS comes from the coding sequence ATGCAGCACACAAACAAATCTGGAACTTTAAACCGTGGTTTAAAAGAACGACATATTACTTTAATGTCACTCGGTTCAGCTATCGGCGTTGGACTATTTTTAGGATCCGCTTCTGCTATTAAGCTAGCTGGCCCTTCTATTCTACTAGGTTATATGATCGCTGGACTCGTTATTTTTTTCATTATGCGAGCACTCGGAGAAATGGCAATTGAACAACCTGTTGCCGGCTCTTTTAGTAAATATGCATATGATTATATTGGACCACTAGCTGGCTACATTACCGGTTGGAACTACTGGTTCTTATGGGTTGTTACTTGTATGGCTGAAATTACAGCGGCTGGCATTTACATGCAATACTGGTTCCCAGATATCCCGCGCTGGACTTGGGCCTTACTCGCTCTATTATTAATGAGTGCTTTCAACTTCTTATCCGTAAAAGTTTTTGGAGAACTTGAATTTTGGTTTGCTCTCATCAAAATCGTCACAATCATCTGTATGATAATTGTTGGAGCTGGTATTATTTTATTCGGATTCGGAAACGGCGGTATCGCTACCGGCATTTCAAACCTTTGGTCACATGGTGGCTGGTTCCCAAATGGTTTTTCTGGGTTACTACTCTCCATGCAAATGGTGTTATTCGCTTATTTAGGCGTTGAATTAATCGGTGTTACAGCGGGTGAAGCTCAAAATCCGAAAAAAACACTCGCAAAAGCAATCGATAACGTATTTTGGAGAATCTTAATCTTCTACGTTGGAGCATTATTCGTGATGATGGCAATTTACCCGTGGAACGAACTTGGTGAGAAAGGAAGCCCATTCGTATTAACATTCCAGCAAATCGGTATCGCAAAAGCAGCAGGTATTATTAACTTTGTCGTATTAACAGCAGCTCTTTCTTCTTGTAATGGTGGTTTATTTAGTACAGGCCGTATGCTATTTACATTAGCTCAGCAAAAGAAAGCACCTGAAAGATTTGGTCGTTTAAATAAAAACGGTATTCCGAGTCAAGGAATTGTAGCAACTGCTATCGTTTTACTCATTGGTGTTATATTAAACTATCTTGTTCCTGCAAAAGTGTTTACATGGCTCACTAGTATTTCAACTTTCGGGGCAATTTGGACTTGGGGCATCATTTTAATCGCTCAAATTAAATTCCGTAAAGGATTGCAAACTGATAAACAGGACAAGCTAACATATAAAATGCCTTTACATCCATTAAGTTCATATTTCTCACTTGCTTTCCTTGCACTAGTATTAGGTATAATGGCGTATTCAGAAGATACACGAATTGCATTAATCGTCGGCCCAATTTGGCTTATCGGCTTAGCTATCGTGTATTACATGAAAGGATTTCATAAGATTGATGAAACACCTAACTCAAAAATTAGTTAA
- a CDS encoding NCS2 family permease gives MFQLQKYNTSVKQELLAGITTFFTFAYILVINPKILSDAGVPFEQAFTATIIATVVGTLCMAFLANYPIVIAPAMGMNAYFAYSVVQQAEGITYVIAFSAVFVTGIIFLLLSFTSFRQKLIVAIPDSLKHAIAGGIGLFIAFIGLRLSGIIVDHPSNLVTIGDFHSPAVILTLIGLILAAVLMALRVSGALFISMIVTGVIAFFTGQLKFEDKIVAMPHLPEGIIVSNPINAFSDVIEYGLYGVVFSFLLVLLFDTTGALLGLIKQAGLITDNTEKRFGKAFIADAIGGTTGSIFGTSPTAATIESSAGIAAGGKTGLTGIVVVGLTIITAFFSPVIASLSSVAAITAPSLIIVGSLMAQSLRDINWNEFEDALPAFLIFVGIPLTSSIANGIAIGFLVYPVLKIVKGKGMEVHPLLYLFTILFGCHLFL, from the coding sequence ATGTTTCAATTACAAAAATATAACACTTCTGTGAAGCAAGAGCTTTTAGCTGGCATCACAACTTTTTTTACATTTGCGTATATTCTTGTCATCAATCCGAAAATATTATCTGATGCAGGTGTACCATTTGAGCAAGCTTTTACAGCAACTATTATTGCGACGGTTGTAGGAACGCTATGTATGGCATTTTTAGCTAACTATCCAATTGTTATTGCTCCAGCTATGGGAATGAATGCGTATTTTGCTTATTCTGTTGTTCAACAGGCAGAGGGGATTACATATGTCATTGCGTTTTCAGCAGTATTTGTAACAGGTATCATTTTTCTTTTATTATCTTTCACTTCATTTAGGCAAAAGCTAATTGTCGCAATTCCTGATAGTTTAAAACATGCAATTGCAGGTGGAATTGGACTATTTATTGCTTTTATTGGATTACGCCTTTCTGGAATTATCGTTGATCATCCATCTAATTTAGTTACGATTGGTGATTTTCATTCTCCAGCCGTTATTTTAACTTTAATTGGTTTAATATTAGCGGCGGTATTAATGGCGTTACGTGTGAGCGGTGCGTTATTTATTAGTATGATTGTGACGGGAGTTATCGCCTTCTTTACAGGGCAACTGAAGTTTGAGGATAAAATTGTTGCAATGCCTCATTTACCAGAAGGAATTATCGTTTCAAACCCAATCAATGCTTTTTCAGATGTAATTGAATACGGATTATATGGTGTTGTATTTTCATTTTTACTTGTACTGTTATTTGATACAACAGGTGCATTACTTGGTTTAATTAAACAAGCAGGTTTAATTACAGATAATACAGAGAAACGTTTTGGTAAAGCGTTTATTGCAGATGCAATTGGTGGGACTACAGGTTCTATCTTTGGAACAAGTCCAACAGCAGCGACGATTGAATCGTCAGCTGGTATTGCTGCAGGTGGTAAAACAGGATTAACAGGCATTGTAGTTGTCGGTCTAACGATTATAACGGCATTCTTCAGCCCTGTGATTGCTTCTTTGTCAAGTGTAGCCGCTATTACAGCTCCTTCATTAATTATTGTAGGTAGTTTAATGGCGCAAAGTCTTCGTGATATTAATTGGAATGAATTTGAAGATGCATTACCGGCATTTTTAATTTTCGTTGGTATTCCGTTAACGTCTAGCATTGCGAATGGAATTGCAATTGGATTTTTAGTGTATCCAGTCTTAAAGATTGTGAAGGGGAAAGGGATGGAAGTACATCCGTTACTATACTTATTTACAATTTTATTTGGATGTCATTTATTCTTATAA
- a CDS encoding helix-turn-helix transcriptional regulator has protein sequence MAVSKIKVARVQLDLTQQQLAEKVGVTRQTISLIEKGKYNPSLDLCLKICYVVDKTLNDLFWEEEE, from the coding sequence ATGGCTGTAAGTAAAATAAAAGTCGCGCGTGTTCAGTTAGATTTAACACAGCAACAATTAGCAGAAAAAGTAGGCGTTACAAGGCAAACGATTAGTTTAATTGAGAAGGGGAAATACAACCCGTCTTTAGATTTATGTTTGAAAATCTGTTATGTGGTAGATAAAACATTGAATGATTTATTTTGGGAGGAAGAGGAGTGA
- a CDS encoding GNAT family N-acetyltransferase has protein sequence MITVKNIEGSETYVLRQKILRPNQTLADCKYSSDYETETFHLGAFINDELISIASFSKEIYPDLPADIHYRLRGMATLPEFRNNLAGSSLIQKAVQILQERKANILWCNGRITVVDYYKRLGFQEYGEIFEIEPIGLHKVLYKRI, from the coding sequence ATGATTACTGTGAAAAATATTGAGGGATCTGAAACTTACGTATTACGTCAAAAAATTTTACGCCCAAATCAAACATTAGCAGATTGTAAATACTCTTCCGACTATGAAACAGAAACCTTTCACTTAGGCGCATTTATAAACGATGAACTGATTAGTATCGCTTCCTTCTCAAAAGAAATATATCCCGACTTACCAGCAGATATTCATTACCGTCTACGCGGAATGGCAACATTACCCGAATTTCGAAACAACCTTGCTGGAAGCTCCTTAATTCAGAAGGCGGTACAAATCTTGCAAGAACGTAAAGCAAATATATTATGGTGTAATGGCCGAATTACTGTAGTTGACTATTACAAGCGCTTAGGTTTTCAGGAATATGGTGAAATCTTTGAAATTGAACCGATTGGCCTTCATAAAGTACTGTATAAAAGAATATAA
- a CDS encoding DUF4022 family protein, with the protein MLLSHIMRMDHIMSIVTLALLLLAEILIAIILIGVSIEICSYGWKKSNGIKYSCLLLSLLLGTASILGLFAAPAYFFIQLTENAL; encoded by the coding sequence ATGTTACTATCACATATTATGAGGATGGATCACATTATGTCTATTGTAACTTTAGCTCTTTTATTATTGGCGGAAATACTCATTGCTATTATTCTCATCGGTGTTAGCATTGAAATTTGTAGTTATGGATGGAAAAAATCGAATGGAATAAAATACTCTTGCCTCTTACTTTCACTCCTTCTCGGAACTGCTAGCATACTCGGACTTTTCGCCGCACCTGCCTATTTCTTCATACAATTAACAGAAAACGCCTTATAA
- a CDS encoding monovalent cation:proton antiporter family protein, translated as MEHHTSVLSLMVVVAIAFFVPLLLQRFKLKALPVVVAEIIAGIFVGKSGFNIIEPDMWLQVLSTLGFIFLMFLSGLEIDFSIFKQKGKKNTTNEPNTFQAASIIFLFIFILSYALSLLFVWLGFVDNAMFMTLIISTISLGVVVPTLKENNLGKTAIGQIILLVAVIADLVTMILLAVFVGLNSESGQSMWLLLLLFGAGIVIYFVAKRFKNIPYLDSLKAGSVQIDTRAVFALILILVGLSESVGAENILGAFLAGVLVSLLSPNEDMVEKLDSIGYGFFIPIFFVMVGVNLEVWSIFKEPSSMLMIPILIVGLFISKLIPSLVLRKWYPRNIVLGSAILLTSTLSLVIAAAQIGEKLGIISPSLSASLILSAVITCIFAPILFKKMFPKVETPKPKVSIIGASRITLPLSLDLKREDYDVTLYMMRQNKINDEEAKSHDFPIVKLDDITIASLTEQAAFHADRVVVATSDDEQNLLLAEHAKELGVEHVIASVEDPLLQEKATQEHIAVFSTINSTRILLRALIDKPSLVRLITTANETVREVELRSNTYNGVALRRLPFLGDVLVIQIYRGNKALIPHGDTRLQHGDTLLVTGSKEHIDTLKNILE; from the coding sequence ATGGAACATCATACTTCTGTTCTATCACTTATGGTTGTCGTTGCAATCGCGTTTTTCGTTCCCCTTTTGTTACAACGCTTTAAATTAAAAGCACTTCCTGTCGTTGTTGCAGAAATCATCGCAGGAATCTTTGTAGGTAAAAGTGGGTTTAATATTATTGAGCCAGATATGTGGCTTCAAGTCTTATCGACACTAGGATTTATCTTCTTAATGTTCTTAAGCGGTTTAGAAATTGATTTTTCTATCTTTAAACAAAAAGGGAAAAAGAATACGACAAACGAACCAAACACATTCCAAGCAGCAAGCATTATCTTCTTATTTATTTTCATCTTATCTTATGCCCTATCATTACTGTTCGTATGGCTAGGATTCGTGGATAATGCAATGTTTATGACTTTAATTATTTCAACTATTTCTTTAGGTGTTGTTGTACCAACATTAAAAGAGAATAACTTAGGAAAAACGGCAATCGGACAAATCATTTTATTAGTCGCTGTTATTGCAGATTTAGTTACAATGATTTTACTCGCTGTATTCGTCGGATTAAATTCCGAAAGCGGCCAAAGCATGTGGCTCCTTCTTCTTCTATTCGGCGCTGGTATTGTTATTTACTTCGTTGCAAAACGCTTTAAAAACATTCCATACTTAGATAGCTTAAAAGCTGGTAGTGTACAAATTGATACACGAGCTGTTTTTGCACTCATCTTAATATTAGTTGGTTTATCTGAATCTGTTGGAGCTGAAAATATTTTAGGTGCCTTCTTAGCAGGGGTACTCGTATCGTTATTATCACCAAATGAAGATATGGTGGAAAAGTTGGATTCCATTGGATATGGTTTCTTCATTCCTATTTTCTTCGTGATGGTTGGTGTAAACTTAGAGGTTTGGTCTATTTTTAAAGAACCTTCTAGTATGCTAATGATCCCAATTTTAATTGTAGGACTCTTTATCTCAAAACTGATACCATCACTCGTCTTACGAAAATGGTATCCACGTAATATCGTACTAGGAAGTGCCATCTTATTAACATCGACACTTTCTTTAGTTATTGCAGCTGCACAAATTGGTGAAAAACTAGGAATCATCAGTCCAAGTTTATCTGCTTCCCTTATTTTAAGCGCAGTTATTACTTGTATTTTTGCACCTATATTATTTAAAAAAATGTTCCCAAAAGTAGAGACACCAAAACCAAAAGTTTCTATTATTGGGGCAAGCAGAATTACCCTTCCGTTATCACTTGATTTAAAACGAGAAGATTATGACGTAACACTATATATGATGCGTCAAAATAAAATAAATGATGAGGAAGCGAAATCACATGACTTCCCTATCGTGAAATTAGATGACATCACAATCGCTTCATTAACTGAACAAGCAGCATTTCATGCAGACCGCGTTGTTGTTGCAACAAGCGATGATGAACAAAACTTATTATTAGCAGAACATGCAAAAGAACTAGGTGTTGAACATGTTATTGCAAGTGTAGAAGATCCACTTCTACAAGAAAAAGCAACGCAAGAACATATAGCCGTATTCTCAACAATTAACTCTACACGTATTCTGTTACGTGCACTAATTGATAAACCGAGTCTCGTTCGCTTAATTACAACAGCAAATGAAACCGTTCGTGAAGTTGAACTACGCAGCAATACATATAACGGTGTTGCACTACGTCGCCTTCCGTTTTTAGGCGATGTACTCGTCATTCAAATTTACCGCGGTAATAAAGCATTAATCCCTCATGGTGATACGAGACTACAACATGGTGATACATTGCTTGTCACAGGTTCAAAAGAACATATTGATACGTTGAAAAACATATTAGAATAG
- the qoxD gene encoding cytochrome aa3 quinol oxidase subunit IV, which produces MSQNNNQANGHAHSGFPWSHVFGFILSLALTFLALYVALYTNLPLSTILTSIIAMAVAQALLQLIMFMHLKEGEGRVQILTMIYSFFVATATVGLTVWIFFSM; this is translated from the coding sequence ATGAGTCAAAATAACAATCAAGCAAACGGGCATGCGCATAGCGGATTCCCATGGTCACACGTTTTCGGATTTATTTTATCGCTTGCACTAACGTTCCTAGCTTTATACGTGGCACTTTATACAAACTTGCCACTTTCAACGATATTAACGTCCATTATCGCAATGGCTGTTGCGCAAGCGTTGTTACAATTAATTATGTTCATGCATTTAAAAGAAGGAGAAGGAAGAGTTCAAATCCTTACAATGATATACAGTTTCTTCGTTGCAACTGCAACAGTAGGTTTAACTGTATGGATCTTCTTCTCAATGTAA
- the qoxC gene encoding cytochrome aa3 quinol oxidase subunit III: MAALDKSLPLEYQSEQSRLNILGFWIFLGAEIMLFATLFASYLVLAGRTADGPTPAQLFELKTLLIQTLLLLTSSFTCGIVIHEMRKNNQKAMLGWFILTLLLGAGFLFFEIEEFIMYIGEGATLQTSAFLSAFFVLLGTHGAHVTGGIIWATCVIIQILKRGLTPVTARKVFIISLYWHFLDLVWVFIYTLVYLNGMVA, translated from the coding sequence ATGGCGGCTTTAGATAAAAGCTTACCTTTGGAATATCAATCCGAGCAAAGCAGATTGAATATCCTAGGATTCTGGATTTTTCTTGGGGCTGAAATTATGCTGTTCGCAACACTTTTCGCCTCTTATCTAGTACTTGCTGGTCGTACGGCAGATGGCCCAACTCCAGCGCAACTGTTTGAACTTAAAACGCTTTTAATTCAAACATTACTACTTTTAACAAGTAGTTTCACATGTGGTATCGTGATTCACGAAATGCGTAAGAACAACCAAAAAGCAATGCTTGGATGGTTCATCCTTACATTACTTTTAGGTGCAGGTTTCCTATTCTTTGAAATTGAAGAATTCATTATGTACATTGGTGAAGGCGCAACGCTTCAAACAAGTGCTTTCTTATCTGCATTTTTCGTTCTTCTTGGAACGCATGGTGCCCACGTAACAGGTGGTATCATTTGGGCAACTTGTGTTATTATCCAAATTTTAAAACGAGGTTTAACACCAGTCACAGCTCGTAAAGTATTTATTATCAGCTTATACTGGCATTTCCTTGATCTTGTTTGGGTCTTTATTTACACACTAGTTTACTTGAACGGGATGGTGGCGTAA